The following are encoded in a window of Rosa chinensis cultivar Old Blush chromosome 4, RchiOBHm-V2, whole genome shotgun sequence genomic DNA:
- the LOC112197823 gene encoding epoxide hydrolase A, which produces MEGVEHRSIKVNGINMHVAEKGQGPVVLFLHGFPELWYSWRHQIQTLASLGYRAVAPDLRGFGDTDAPADSSSYTCFHVVGDLVALLDAVAGDQEKVFVVGHDWGAIMAWYLCLFRPDRVKALVNLSVQFFPRNPQMKFVESMKAAYGNDYYICRFQEPGEIEAEFAQIGTARVIRELLTFRHPGPLFLPKGKLFGHPPDAPIPLPSWLSEDDVNYYVSKFEKKGFTGGINYYRNLDRNWELLAPWTGAQVKVPVKFIVGDQDLVYNSLGAKDFIHNGGFKKYVPFLEAVVVMEGVAHFNNQEKADEISEHIHDFIKKFE; this is translated from the exons atGGAGGGAGTAGAGCACAGATCGATCAAAGTCAACGGAATCAACATGCACGTAGCCGAGAAAGGCCAAGGCCCGGTGGTCCTATTCCTCCACGGCTTCCCGGAGCTCTGGTACTCATGGAGGCACCAAATCCAGACCCTGGCCTCGCTAGGCTACAGAGCCGTAGCGCCGGACCTCCGCGGCTTCGGCGACACCGACGCGCCGGCCGACTCGTCGAGCTACACTTGCTTCCACGTGGTGGGAGATCTCGTGGCGCTATTGGACGCCGTCGCCGGCGACCAGGAGAAGGTGTTCGTGGTCGGGCACGACTGGGGGGCAATCATGGCTTGGTATCTCTGCCTGTTTCGGCCGGACCGAGTCAAGGCTCTGGTTAACTTGAGCGTGCAATTCTTTCCTAGAAATCCTCAGATGAAGTTTGTTGAATCCATGAAAGCTGCTTATGGGAACGACTATTATATTTGCAGATTTCAG GAGCCAGGAGAGATAGAAGCCGAGTTCGCCCAAATTGGTACTGCAAGAGTTATTAGGGAATTGTTGACCTTTCGCCACCCTGGTCCGCTTTTCCTCCCTAAAGGTAAACTCTTTGGACATCCCCCAGATGCTCCGATCCCCTTGCCAAGTTGGTTGTCTGAGGATGATGTTAACTACTACGTCAGCAAATTTGAGAAGAAGGGCTTCACTGGTGGCATAAACTACTACCGAAACCTTGACCG AAATTGGGAACTCCTTGCACCCTGGACTGGCGCTCAAGTGAAAGTTCCAGTTAAGTTCATTGTGGGAGACCAAGACCTAGTTTATAATTCTCTTGGCGCCAAGGATTTCATACACAATGGCGGGTTCAAGAAATATGTGCCGTTCTTGGAAGCGGTGGTTGTAATGGAAGGAGTTGCCCATTTTAACAACCAAGAAAAGGCCGATGAAATCAGTGAACACATTCACGACTTCATCAAGAAATTCGAGTAA
- the LOC112197822 gene encoding epoxide hydrolase A, which produces MEGVEHRTIKVNGINMHVAEKGQGPVVLFLHGFPELWYSWRHQIQTLASLGYRAVAPDLRGFGDTDAPADSSSYTCLHVVGDLVELLDAIAADQEKVFVVGHDWGAVMAWYLCLFRPDRVKALVSLSVQFFPRNPRSKTIESMKAAYGDDYYICRFQEPGEIEAEFAQIGTARVITEFLTLRHPGPLFLPKGKGFGHSPDAPIALPSWLSEDDVNYYVSKFEKKGFTGGLNYYRNFDRNWELFAPWTGTQVKVPVKFIVGDQDLVYNSLGAKDFIHNGRFKKYVPFLEEVVVMEGVAHFSNQEKADEISEHIHDFIKKFY; this is translated from the exons atGGAGGGAGTAGAGCACAGAACGATCAAAGTCAACGGCATCAACATGCACGTAGCCGAGAAAGGCCAAGGCCCGGTTGTCCTATTCCTCCACGGCTTCCCGGAGCTCTGGTACTCATGGCGGCACCAAATCCAGACCCTGGCCTCGCTCGGCTACCGAGCCGTGGCGCCGGACCTCCGTGGCTTCGGCGACACCGACGCGCCGGCCGACTCGTCGAGCTACACTTGCTTACACGTGGTGGGAGATCTCGTGGAGCTATTGGACGCCATCGCCGCCGACCAGGAGAAGGTGTTCGTTGTCGGGCACGACTGGGGGGCAGTCATGGCTTGGTATCTTTGCCTGTTTCGGCCGGACCGAGTCAAGGCTCTTGTCAGCTTGAGCGTGCAATTTTTTCCTAGAAATCCTCGGAGCAAGACTATTGAATCCATGAAAGCTGCTTATGGGGACGACTATTATATTTGCAGATTTCAG GAGCCTGGAGAGATAGAAGCCGAGTTCGCCCAAATTGGTACTGCAAGAGTTATTACGGAATTCTTGACCTTACGCCACCCTGGTCCGCTTTTCCTCCCTAAAGGTAAAGGCTTCGGACATTCCCCAGATGCCCCGATCGCCTTACCAAGTTGGTTGTCTGAGGATGATGTTAACTACTATGTCAGCAAATTTGAGAAAAAGGGCTTCACTGGTGGCTTAAACTACTACCGAAACTTTGACCG AAATTGGGAACTCTTTGCACCCTGGACTGGCACTCAAGTGAAAGTTCCAGTTAAGTTCATTGTGGGAGACCAAGACCTAGTTTATAATTCTCTTGGCGCCAAGGATTTCATACACAACGGCAGGTTCAAGAAATATGTGCCGTTCTTGGAAGAGGTGGTTGTAATGGAAGGAGTTGCCCATTTTAGCAACCAAGAAAAGGCCGATGAAATCAGTGAACACATTCACGACTTCATCAAGAAATTCTACTAA